The following proteins are encoded in a genomic region of Anabas testudineus chromosome 13, fAnaTes1.2, whole genome shotgun sequence:
- the trarg1a gene encoding trafficking regulator of GLUT4 1 translates to MAINTDTDFQKSNLGEGGGGAPPADFQETEKLLAVTTEPGGNGMKVSTSFTVSMGSNKGLDADQNGHSVTVRSDSAGQLAAAAPLSPSKASLSRSSTGNATVQETPKPKDYLILVIFSCFCPVWPISIVALVYSIMSRNSLQAGDMDGARRLGRLARLLSIVSIVLGVLIIIVYISVSVTQGHGGH, encoded by the exons ATGGCCATCAACACGGACACCGACTTCCAGAAGTCCAACCTGGGCGAGGGCGGAGGAGGCGCTCCGCCTGCGGACTTCCAGGAGACGGAGAAACTCCTGGCGGTGACCACCGAGCCCGGAGGAAACGGGATGAAGGTGTCCACCTCCTTCACGGTCAGCATGGGCAGCAACAAGGGCCTGGACGCCGACCAGAACGGCCACAGTGTCACGGTGAGGTCGGACTCCGCCGGGCAGCTGGCCGCCGCGGCCCCCCTGTCCCCGTCCAAGGCCAGTCTGAGCCGCTCCTCCACCGGGAACGCTACCGTCCAGGAGACCCCGAAGCCCAAGGATTACCTCATCCTGGTAATCTTCTCCTGTTTCTGCCCCGTGTGGCCCATCAGCATCGTGGCTCTGGTGTACTCCATCATG TCCAGAAACAGTCTGCAGGCAGGGGATATGGATGGGGCCAGGAGGCTGGGTCGGCTGGCTCGTCTGCTCAGTATCGTCTCCATCGTCCTGGGTGTGCTCATCATCATAGTGTACATCTCAGTTTCAG TAACCCAAGGACACGGAGGAcattag